The nucleotide sequence TACCACCCGGCGGGCGCCCTGCTGGCGGGCCAGGCGCACCACATTGGCGCACATGCCCTGGTTGCGCAGCATCCATTGCGCTTTCATGGCTTTCACTTCTTCGGTGGGGAAGCCGGGCGCGCCGTACAGGGCCACGCCGCCGTAGAAGTTGGCGGGCTCATCTACCTGCGCATAGGCGGGGACGTTGAGGGACTGGTAGACGGCCAACGGCTCGTTGGTGGTGGGGCCGTAGTTGGCGTAGGCGGTGCCGGCGGCGTTCATGCGGCGCCAAGTGGTGGCTTCGGCCGAGGTAGAATCGAGCTTGAAGCGGGCTCCCAGGGCGTTTACCTGTTTGTCGGCCTGCTCCCAGGCAGCGCTCCAGGCTGCATCGTAGAGCTGGCAGTCCATGGGGTATATCTGGGGGTGCTGCAGCTCGTAAGCCAGCGGGAAAAAGATCTTGTGGTACTCGCTGGTAGAGCGCACCAGGCGGCGCTGTTTCAGGGAGTCGGAGCCGCCGAATACGGTGTTGAAGTAGGCCAACTCCTGCGCGCCGAAGCGGGGCTTCATTTCCTGGTTGAGCAGGTAGAGCTGGTACTCAGCATTGGCGCGGTCGGAGCCGAGCACGTAGCTGCGGGCCAGCTCCATGCGGGTTTTGTGGTAGTAGGGGAAGCCGGCCAGCGCCTGCCGGGCTTTTTCCATCTGGCGCGCCGTGAGGGGCCGGGCTTTGGGGCTGCGCTGCTGCACAAACTGCTGACGGGGCCGGAACATACGGGAGGCGTAGTTGTCGGCGGGCAGCTGCTGCAGCTCCGTGGCCGAGATATACTCGCCGAAAATCATGTCGGGCTTGCAGGCTTTCAGCTTCTCGATGACGGGCCGGTAGCTGGCCGCGGGGCCGGTGTTGACGTGCGAAGAAGCCACCATCACCACTTCGAGCGGCGCGGCAGATTGGGAACGGGCGGCCAGGGGAAGTACCAGCAGCAGGCAGAACAGCAGGTGGCGGAGCGTGGAAAGCAGCATAACGAAAGAGGAAAGTAGGTGAGGTGGCAGAACTGAGTCAAAGGTGCAGGTCCCGCCCGCCGGGCGAAACTTTATTATCTCAACCACCCAAAACCAGCTGTCAACTTCCCATTTGCCCGCCCGGGACCCGGCCGCCCGGTTCACAAGCCAAACCGGCGGGTTCACATAATAAACTGCGCCCGCCGGGCGGCTCCTGCTACTTTTAGGGCATGACGAAACGCCAACTCATCGGGCTGCATGTGCTGGGCTGGGGGCTGTGGGCCGGCTACATCGGCCTGGGCCTCTACCTCGACCACGCGAAACGCTCGTTTGCCATCCTGACCTACACTCTGCTGCTGGTGAAGTGCGTGCAGTTCTACCTGGGCTACCTGTGGGTGTTTCCGCGCTACCTGCGGCGCGGCCGGCTGCCGCAGCTGCTGCTGGGTGTGGCCGGTATGATGGGCGCCTTCATTGTGCTGCGCTACCTGCTGGAAGAAATATTGCTGCCCGCCACCGTGGGCATCAGCAACTACTCGCCCGATACGCCTTTTAGCAGCTACGCCCTCGATAATCTGTACTGGGGCACCTCCTACATGGTGCTGAGCGCGGCCGTGTGGGGGCTGGAAAACGCGTTTCGGCGGGAGCGGGAGCACCAGCAGCTGCAGCAGGAGAAAACCCGGGCCGAGCTGGCCTTCCTCAAAACCCAGATCAACCCGCACTTCCTCTACAACACGCTCAACTACCTCTATGCCGAAGCCTACCTGGTGTCGGAGCCGCTGGCCGATGCGGTGCTGCGCCTCTCCGACCTGATGCGCTACATGCTCACCGAGAGCCCCGACGGCACGGCCAGCCTGCAGCACGAAGTCACCTACCTGCACAACTACCTGGCGCTGCACCGGCTGCGGTTCGAGGACCGGTTTTTCGTGGAGATGGACGTGCAGGGCCCGCTCGACGGGCAGCGCATTGCGGCGTTGCTGCTGATTCCGTTCGTGGAAAACGCCCTCAAGCACGGCGTCACGAGCCGGCCCGAGTGCCCGGTGCGCATCAGTCTGCGCCTGCCCACGCCCCGGCAGCTGCAGTTTGAGGTCTGCAACCACATCAATCAGCACCAGAAAGACCACACGACGGGCATCGGGCTGGCCAATATCCGGCGGCGGCTGGAGCTGCTCTACCCCGGCCGCCACCGGCTGCAGGTGCACTCCGACGGGACCGTGCACCGCACGCTGCTGGAGCTGGAGTTGGGGTGAAGTCCTGACGACGGTGCCCGCAGAGGGTGCAGAGGGCGCAGAGTTGTTCTGGCGGCTATATTGCGGCGTCCACTTCCTGCTGCCCGCCGCTATGCTCCGCTGTATTGCCGTTGATGACGAAGCCTACGCCAGCCGGCTGCTGGCCGCCTACATCCAGAAGATTCCGGGGTTGGAGCTGGCCGGCACCACCACCAATCCCATTGAGGCGCTGCAGTGGGTGCAGGAAGGCCGCGCCGACCTCGTGTTTCTCGACATTCAGATGCCCGAGCTGACGGGCCTGCAGTTTCTGAAGCTCTGCGGCAACCGGTGCAAAGTCATCCTCACCACCGCCTACCCCGAGTACGCGCTGGAAGGCTACGAGCACGACGTGGTGGATTACCTGCTCAAGCCCATTGCCTTCGACCGGTTTCTGCGGGCCGTGCAGAAAGCCCAGGCTCTGCTGGCCCCCGCCCCGCCCGTTGCGCCCCCGCC is from Hymenobacter yonginensis and encodes:
- a CDS encoding DUF5694 domain-containing protein; translated protein: MLLSTLRHLLFCLLLVLPLAARSQSAAPLEVVMVASSHVNTGPAASYRPVIEKLKACKPDMIFGEYISATELQQLPADNYASRMFRPRQQFVQQRSPKARPLTARQMEKARQALAGFPYYHKTRMELARSYVLGSDRANAEYQLYLLNQEMKPRFGAQELAYFNTVFGGSDSLKQRRLVRSTSEYHKIFFPLAYELQHPQIYPMDCQLYDAAWSAAWEQADKQVNALGARFKLDSTSAEATTWRRMNAAGTAYANYGPTTNEPLAVYQSLNVPAYAQVDEPANFYGGVALYGAPGFPTEEVKAMKAQWMLRNQGMCANVVRLARQQGARRVVVAVGASHGQLMTELLRAMPGVKVVSFNELP
- a CDS encoding sensor histidine kinase; translation: MTKRQLIGLHVLGWGLWAGYIGLGLYLDHAKRSFAILTYTLLLVKCVQFYLGYLWVFPRYLRRGRLPQLLLGVAGMMGAFIVLRYLLEEILLPATVGISNYSPDTPFSSYALDNLYWGTSYMVLSAAVWGLENAFRREREHQQLQQEKTRAELAFLKTQINPHFLYNTLNYLYAEAYLVSEPLADAVLRLSDLMRYMLTESPDGTASLQHEVTYLHNYLALHRLRFEDRFFVEMDVQGPLDGQRIAALLLIPFVENALKHGVTSRPECPVRISLRLPTPRQLQFEVCNHINQHQKDHTTGIGLANIRRRLELLYPGRHRLQVHSDGTVHRTLLELELG
- a CDS encoding LytR/AlgR family response regulator transcription factor translates to MLRCIAVDDEAYASRLLAAYIQKIPGLELAGTTTNPIEALQWVQEGRADLVFLDIQMPELTGLQFLKLCGNRCKVILTTAYPEYALEGYEHDVVDYLLKPIAFDRFLRAVQKAQALLAPAPPVAPPPLPAAAAPAASVPMANGYLFVKGESKNKFLRVSHADILYAEALGNYVTLFVAGQRLITYQTLKELAAQLPQPPFLRVHKSFLVSVDKISMIDGNTVYIGEQAIPVGETYRDSLYRLVRERD